From Verrucomicrobiia bacterium, one genomic window encodes:
- a CDS encoding OsmC family protein, whose product MVNIDLTYEGGLHCRLKHGPSGMEIVTDAPKDNMGKGAAFSPTDLTTASLGACMMTLMGIYAQRHGIELAGTKAQITKEMASDPRRIARVTVVFKMAAGIPADQRPILERAALTCPVHKSLHPDIDKPVRFDYPD is encoded by the coding sequence ATGGTCAACATCGATCTAACTTATGAAGGCGGGCTGCACTGCCGGCTGAAGCACGGTCCTTCCGGAATGGAAATCGTGACGGATGCGCCCAAGGACAACATGGGCAAGGGCGCGGCGTTTTCGCCGACGGACCTGACTACGGCTTCCCTGGGCGCCTGCATGATGACACTCATGGGAATTTACGCACAGCGCCACGGCATCGAGCTGGCGGGCACGAAAGCCCAGATCACCAAAGAAATGGCTTCGGATCCGCGCCGCATCGCGCGCGTCACGGTCGTCTTTAAGATGGCCGCGGGCATTCCCGCGGACCAGCGCCCCATCCTGGAACGTGCCGCGCTCACCTGTCCCGTGCATAAAAGCCTGCATCCGGACATCGACAAGCCCGTCCGATTCGACTATCCCGATTAA
- a CDS encoding VWA domain-containing protein, protein MKERNIFFLSAGVSLLAHLAILCATFFIWIPGVTGSAMNAATVPQARQIFHVKSIAPEKVSATAGSVQAGRVRKIKFENPAMAAAGKAAAESSFSQAPPQIKAPDILGNVLPEKMSMDTSAPLPQPEAAPEVLKEKIQLATRQVDRNQALGKAEVFVSSTNLTESAGAMELPKEFREQMPAFTPEKFLQGTLTPSNGGADSGVASGIMNGEFGFQPDEQNESLDAFLNVSFLTYRDPADGQGYYQISIYSSPQAKDLEVLPKEIIFLVDASLSIQRRRLNGFREGIKYALQHLNPEDKFNIFVFKNEIIPFAETSVSTRTDSILRAMDFMDRIEPSNRTDIYTAFFQTIQKPAALEPSYIVLLSDGRPSEGESSTGKLISEITRKNDQKRPIFAFSGGARVNRFLLDFLAYPNRGWSEFAPYDSQIQEKFSAFYDKIQNPILANLRYQLTPLDEKQAYPKNLPDFYRDTLFTVYGTFKDETKFSIRILGEEGGNTKEFIFSHDLRQAQQGTSEIAKHWAFNKVYYLISQMTLHGPTPEQKEEIQKLVKKFGLDIPYNVDELI, encoded by the coding sequence ATGAAAGAAAGAAACATTTTCTTCCTGTCCGCCGGCGTTTCGCTTTTGGCCCACCTGGCCATCCTCTGCGCCACCTTCTTTATATGGATTCCCGGCGTCACGGGCTCGGCCATGAATGCCGCGACCGTCCCTCAAGCCCGCCAGATTTTTCACGTCAAAAGCATCGCGCCTGAAAAGGTCTCCGCTACGGCAGGAAGCGTCCAGGCCGGACGCGTGAGGAAGATCAAATTCGAAAATCCCGCGATGGCCGCGGCCGGCAAGGCTGCCGCGGAAAGTTCTTTTTCGCAGGCGCCGCCGCAGATCAAGGCCCCGGACATCCTGGGAAACGTGCTGCCGGAAAAAATGTCGATGGACACGTCCGCCCCCCTGCCCCAGCCCGAGGCGGCGCCCGAAGTCCTCAAGGAAAAAATCCAGCTCGCGACGCGGCAGGTCGACCGGAATCAGGCGCTGGGAAAGGCGGAAGTGTTCGTGTCCTCGACAAATCTCACGGAAAGCGCGGGTGCCATGGAGCTGCCGAAAGAATTCCGCGAACAGATGCCGGCCTTTACGCCGGAAAAATTTCTGCAGGGAACCCTGACGCCGTCCAACGGCGGCGCGGACTCGGGCGTAGCTTCCGGCATCATGAACGGCGAGTTCGGCTTCCAGCCGGACGAACAGAACGAATCGCTCGATGCCTTCCTCAATGTGAGCTTTTTGACTTACCGCGATCCCGCGGACGGGCAGGGTTATTACCAGATCTCCATTTATTCCTCACCGCAGGCCAAGGATCTGGAAGTTCTGCCCAAGGAAATCATCTTCCTGGTCGACGCGTCACTCAGCATTCAAAGGCGCCGGCTCAACGGCTTCCGAGAAGGAATCAAGTACGCCCTGCAGCATTTGAATCCCGAAGACAAATTCAACATCTTCGTTTTCAAAAACGAAATCATCCCTTTTGCCGAAACGTCCGTCAGCACACGCACGGATTCAATCCTCCGCGCCATGGATTTCATGGACCGTATCGAGCCCAGCAACCGCACGGACATTTATACCGCGTTCTTTCAGACCATCCAGAAGCCGGCGGCGCTGGAGCCTTCTTACATTGTCCTGCTCAGCGACGGACGTCCGAGCGAAGGCGAGTCGTCGACTGGGAAATTGATCTCGGAAATCACGCGCAAGAATGACCAGAAGCGCCCCATTTTCGCGTTCAGCGGAGGCGCGCGCGTCAACCGGTTTCTCCTGGACTTCCTCGCTTACCCCAACCGCGGATGGTCGGAGTTCGCGCCGTATGATTCCCAGATCCAGGAAAAATTTTCCGCCTTCTACGACAAAATCCAGAATCCCATCCTCGCAAATTTACGGTACCAGCTCACGCCTCTGGACGAAAAGCAGGCCTATCCCAAAAATCTTCCGGACTTTTACCGAGATACATTGTTCACCGTGTACGGAACCTTTAAAGACGAGACGAAATTTTCGATTCGGATCCTCGGGGAAGAGGGCGGGAACACCAAAGAATTCATTTTCTCGCACGATCTCAGGCAAGCGCAGCAGGGAACCTCGGAGATCGCCAAACACTGGGCCTTCAACAAGGTCTATTATTTGATCAGCCAGATGACCTTGCACGGCCCGACGCCGGAACAGAAGGAGGAGATCCAGAAACTGGTCAAAAAATTCGGACTGGATATCCCCTACAACGTGGACGAACTTATTTAA
- a CDS encoding alpha/beta fold hydrolase, which yields MPGFEPRPFRPAWWCPGAHAQTIFARFFRPAPPLELTLERLETPDGDFLDIEILEGARDKPGVIVLHGLEGSSEAPYVRSLLSEIHKRGWHAAAVNFRGCSAVKRKGRRLFNDWGAEKNPNRLPTTYHSGKTDDLDWVVQHLLRKTAWENYYLAGYSIGGNIVLKWLGEQGASAAGQIKKAAAVSVPYDLVKSVELMDQGFNRRVYTRSLLSSLKAKSLEKEKDFPGLIDIAKVLKCTTFREFDEEVTARLNHFHSALHYWTESSSARYLDSIRVPTLLIHAADDPFFEGRYLPLKAIESNASLRLCLVSRGGHLGFVSGKWPWRQDLWLEGVILSYFDDRPDK from the coding sequence ATGCCCGGCTTCGAGCCCCGTCCTTTCCGGCCTGCATGGTGGTGCCCCGGCGCGCATGCGCAGACGATCTTCGCCCGTTTTTTCCGTCCCGCCCCGCCGCTTGAGCTCACGCTCGAACGCCTGGAAACTCCGGACGGTGATTTTCTGGATATCGAAATCCTGGAGGGCGCGCGTGACAAGCCCGGAGTCATCGTGCTGCACGGCCTTGAAGGTTCTTCGGAAGCGCCGTATGTCCGGAGCCTCTTGAGTGAGATTCACAAGAGGGGCTGGCATGCCGCCGCAGTCAATTTCCGGGGATGCAGCGCGGTCAAAAGAAAAGGACGCCGGCTTTTCAACGATTGGGGCGCTGAAAAAAATCCCAACCGGCTGCCCACGACGTATCACTCGGGAAAAACTGACGATCTCGACTGGGTGGTCCAGCATCTCCTGCGAAAGACCGCCTGGGAAAATTATTATCTCGCCGGCTATTCCATCGGCGGCAACATTGTTTTGAAGTGGCTGGGGGAGCAGGGAGCCTCCGCCGCCGGCCAAATTAAAAAAGCCGCCGCGGTTTCCGTACCATACGACCTCGTCAAATCCGTGGAATTGATGGACCAGGGTTTCAACCGCCGCGTTTATACGCGCAGCCTTTTGAGTTCGCTCAAGGCCAAGTCCCTGGAGAAGGAGAAAGATTTCCCGGGCCTCATCGATATTGCCAAAGTCCTGAAATGCACGACTTTTCGCGAATTCGATGAAGAAGTGACCGCGCGCTTGAATCATTTCCACAGCGCGCTGCATTATTGGACGGAGTCCAGCTCCGCCCGCTATCTGGACTCGATTCGCGTTCCCACGCTTTTGATTCATGCTGCGGACGATCCATTTTTCGAAGGACGATACCTGCCTTTGAAAGCGATCGAGAGCAATGCCAGCCTGCGGCTTTGCCTGGTTTCCCGCGGAGGTCATTTAGGATTTGTGAGTGGAAAATGGCCTTGGAGGCAGGACTTGTGGCTGGAGGGCGTTATTTTAAGCTATTTTGATGATCGCCCAGATAAATAA
- a CDS encoding MFS transporter, which produces MSVLEEKNVSPENPYYRSLDVSWKEGIPAAVMIAVTDYYLIPLGLFLGATSLQVGLLVAIPQLLGSIAMLMAVRAVKMVGSRLGFLVRATAAQAATLAPLALLPFFHVPYRVEFMILLTAAFRILGNLIGTVWGSLASDYLPPEKRGKYFGWRNQITGFAGVMGVVFGGLLLYSFRHNHVLGFGLLFGVTSLARFLSAFLMSKMQDPPLNESPESNFSFYRFIAQFRKSNFVKFVLYVTAITFATNLSAPYFNVYMLRDLKLNYFFYMVIHLSAVVGSLVSFPVWGRHADHFGNAKILKVTSLLIPAVPALWLLPPSIPALILIEIFAGFVWGGFNLCALNFIYDAVSPEKRVRCLGYFNLINGVGIFAGATLGGLIAEKLPALMGYRLFSLFLISSILRIFSHFLLSKQFKEVRASAKQISGSKLLFSVVGIRPLLGGTRNWNLFSFIKHSAWEQ; this is translated from the coding sequence ATGTCTGTCCTCGAAGAAAAAAACGTCAGCCCGGAAAATCCTTACTATAGAAGCCTGGATGTTTCCTGGAAGGAAGGAATCCCCGCGGCCGTCATGATCGCGGTCACGGATTACTACCTCATCCCGCTGGGGCTTTTTCTAGGCGCCACCTCGCTGCAAGTCGGCTTACTCGTCGCCATCCCGCAGCTCCTCGGCTCCATCGCCATGCTGATGGCCGTGCGCGCCGTCAAAATGGTGGGCAGCCGGCTGGGTTTTCTGGTCCGCGCCACCGCGGCCCAGGCCGCGACGCTCGCCCCGCTCGCGCTGCTTCCGTTTTTCCATGTTCCTTACCGCGTGGAATTCATGATCCTGCTGACCGCGGCCTTCCGCATCCTCGGCAACTTGATCGGAACCGTCTGGGGCAGCCTAGCCAGTGACTACCTGCCCCCGGAAAAGCGCGGCAAATATTTCGGCTGGAGAAACCAGATCACGGGATTTGCAGGCGTCATGGGTGTCGTCTTCGGGGGGCTTCTTCTCTATAGCTTCAGGCACAACCACGTGCTTGGCTTCGGACTTCTTTTCGGCGTGACTTCCCTGGCGCGCTTCCTGTCCGCCTTTCTCATGTCCAAAATGCAGGACCCGCCGCTCAATGAAAGTCCGGAAAGCAACTTTTCGTTCTACCGCTTCATCGCGCAGTTCCGCAAAAGCAATTTCGTGAAGTTCGTGCTCTACGTCACGGCCATCACGTTTGCCACCAACCTGTCCGCTCCCTATTTCAACGTTTACATGCTGCGCGATTTAAAGCTGAATTACTTTTTCTACATGGTCATCCATCTCTCGGCCGTGGTGGGAAGCCTGGTTTCATTTCCCGTGTGGGGCCGCCATGCGGACCATTTCGGCAATGCCAAGATCCTCAAAGTGACGAGCCTGCTCATTCCCGCGGTGCCGGCGCTCTGGCTCCTGCCGCCGAGCATCCCGGCGCTGATCCTGATCGAGATTTTCGCGGGGTTTGTATGGGGCGGGTTCAACCTCTGCGCGCTCAACTTCATTTACGACGCCGTGTCTCCGGAAAAACGCGTGCGCTGCCTCGGATATTTCAATCTCATCAACGGCGTCGGGATTTTCGCGGGCGCCACGCTCGGAGGCCTCATCGCGGAAAAACTGCCGGCCCTCATGGGCTACCGGCTTTTTTCGCTGTTCCTGATTTCCTCGATCCTGCGCATTTTTTCCCATTTCCTGCTCTCCAAGCAGTTCAAGGAAGTGCGCGCTTCGGCCAAACAGATTTCGGGCAGTAAACTGCTTTTCAGCGTCGTCGGCATCCGTCCGCTGCTGGGCGGGACGCGCAACTGGAACCTTTTCTCTTTCATCAAACATTCGGCGTGGGAACAATAA
- a CDS encoding DUF1318 domain-containing protein, whose protein sequence is MKKTFFVVLFILASMGAVWAAQYDIKHMTPEIQQALQNRQNRYEELGRLKASGAVGENTSGYVDALQGGGTDLVSAENADRRVIYNAIVEQNGLGPGGLSQVEKVFAEVQREKAQPGDPIQVPSGAWTKK, encoded by the coding sequence ATGAAAAAGACCTTCTTCGTAGTCCTTTTTATTCTCGCGAGCATGGGCGCGGTGTGGGCGGCGCAGTACGACATCAAGCACATGACGCCCGAAATCCAACAGGCGCTGCAAAACCGGCAGAACCGTTACGAGGAATTGGGCCGCCTGAAAGCTTCCGGCGCCGTGGGCGAAAACACCAGCGGCTACGTGGATGCGCTGCAGGGCGGCGGGACTGACCTCGTTTCCGCGGAGAACGCCGACCGGCGCGTCATCTACAATGCCATCGTGGAACAAAACGGCCTCGGGCCCGGCGGACTTTCCCAGGTGGAAAAAGTCTTTGCCGAAGTACAGCGGGAAAAGGCCCAGCCCGGCGATCCCATCCAAGTTCCTTCCGGAGCCTGGACCAAGAAATAA